The proteins below come from a single Xenopus tropicalis strain Nigerian chromosome 9, UCB_Xtro_10.0, whole genome shotgun sequence genomic window:
- the LOC105947078 gene encoding E3 ubiquitin/ISG15 ligase TRIM25-like, whose translation MIPSLASCGMAAADLRDELSCSICLSIYTDPVMLPCGHNFCRGCIGRVLGTQEGSGGYSCPECRAEYRERPALPRNRTLGNIAERFLSAQPEPGETGILCTYCDSPVAAVKSCEQCETSLCDTHLHKHNKSVRHVLTEPTNSFMEKKCSTHRKILEYYCPEDSACVCVSCCLAGGHRGHRVELLSEASEKKKEKLRKVLEKLSPEREETERGAQRLQERRRDVAERAAGETERVTALFRDIREELEALEKRLLSNISRKKEKLSLQLTELIQQLEIKKDELSGKIRHIEELCNMAAPLTVLQEQLESDGAADTEGRETEGIKIPAFGNLNKGLISETLLTGLAGIVTGIKGRIYGQEATDLVLDINTASDYVALSEDRKTASGSETALCYPHTPERFIEYAQVLSSRSFPSGRHYWEVEGSESGEWDVGAAYPSIEREGDDSSFGDNIKSWSLRRLNDKFTVVHDSIKTPVSPSCRRFRISLDYEAGHLSFYELSEPIRHLHTFTASFTEPLHPAFYMDCEGWVRICTWVKPSSWVCMFLCIDLYNYWDQRSPPFSRKWFLSCLKHQTLSVSLLFPRPRMAAADLRDELSCSICLSVYTDPVSLPCSHNFCRGCIGGVLGTQEGSGGYSCPECRAEYRERPALPRNRTLGNIAERFLSAQPEPGETGILCTYCDSPVAAVKSCEQCETSLCDTHLHKHNKSVRHVLTEPTNSFMGKKCSTHSEFLKYYCCDDLVCVCVSCCLAGEHRGHRVELLSEASEKKKEKLRKVLEKLSPEREETERGAQRLQERRREVAERAAGETERVTALFRDIREELEALEKRLLSDISRQKEKLSLQLTELIQQLEIKKDELSGKIRHIEELCNMAAPLTVLQEQLESDGAADAEGRETEGIKAPTVGDLDVGLISETLLTGLAGIVTGVKGRIPGQEATDLVLDINTASDYVALSEDRKTASESETALCYPHTPERFIEYAQVLSTRGFPSGRHYWEVEGSESGEWEVGAAYPSIEREGDKSGFGITIKSWCLCKYHDKIIMAHNSIQTPVSPSCLRFRISLDYEAGHLSFYELSEPIRHLHTFTASFTEPLHPAFCVYNKGWVRICS comes from the exons GATGGCGGCggctgatctgagagacgagctgagctgctccatctgcctgagcatttatactgatcctgtaatgctgccctgtggccataatttctgccggggctgcattgggagGGTGCTGGGTACCCAGGAGGGGTCTGGGGgttattcctgccctgaatgcagagccgAGTATCGGGAACGCCCGGCCCTGCCCAGGAACAGAACTCTGGGGAACATTGCAGAGCGATTCCTTTCTGCTCAGCCGgagccgggggagactgggatcctctgcacttactgtgACTCCCCTGTGGCTGCTGTTAAATCCTGTGAGCAGTGTGAGACCTCCCTGTGTGATACCCACTTACACAAGCACAACAAGTCTGTACGGCACGTACTAACTGAGCCCACCAACtcctttatggaaaaaaaatgctcCACCCACAGAAAGATCCTGGAGTATTACTGCCCTGAGGACTctgcctgtgtctgtgtgtcctgctgcctggccggggggcaccggggccacagggtggagctgctgagtgaggcctctgagaagaagaaagagaaactgaggaaagttctggagaaactgagcccagagagagaggagactgagagaggagcccagaggctgcaggagcgcaggagagacGTGGCAGAAAGagcagccggtgagacagagagagtcactgccctgtttagagacatcagggaagagctggaagccctagagaagagACTCCTGAGTAACATCTCCAGGAAGAAAGAGAAGCTTTCCCTCcaactcactgagctgatccaacagctggaaataaagaaggatgaGCTGTCCGggaagatccggcacattgaggagctgtgcaacatggcagctccactcactgtcctacaggaacaactggaatcagatggagctgcagatactgagggcagagagacaGAGGGTATAAAGATTCCTGCTTTTGGGAATCTGAATAAAGGActgatctcagagacattactcacaggcttagctgggattgtgactgggaTAAAGGGaaggatctatgggcaggaggctacagacctggtactggatataaataCAGCGAGTGATTATGTTGCTTTATCAGAGGACAGGAAAACTGCATCCGGGTCAGAGACTGCCCTGTGTTACCCACACACACCAGAGAGGTTTATAGAATACGCCCAAGtgttaagcagcaggagtttcccatcagggcgacattactgggaagtggagggcagtgaatcaggggagTGGGatgtaggggcggcctatcccagtatagagagagaaggagatgATTCCAGTTTTGGAGATAATATCAAATCCTGGAGTTTGCGTAGATTAAATGATAAATTTACTGTGGTACATGACTCCATAAAAACTCCTGTATCCCCCTCCTGCCGGAGATTCAGGATCTCactggactatgaggccggacatttgtccttctatgagctgagtgagccaatcaggcacttacacaccttcactgcctcctttaCTGAGCCCCTGCACCCTGCATTCTATATGGATTGCGAAGGCTGGGTGAGAATCTGCA CTTGGGTGAAACCAAGTAGCTGGGTGTGTATGTTCCTGTGCATTGATCTGTATAATTACTGGGACCAACGTTCCCCTCCGTTTAGCAGAAAGTGGTTTCTCTCTTGT CTGAAGCATCAGACACTTTCTGTTTCACTTCTTTTCCCGCGTCCCAggatggcggctgctgatctgagagacgagctgagctgctccatctgcctgagcgTTTATACTGATCCTGTGTCCCTGCCCTGTagccataacttctgccggggctgcattgggggggtgctgggtaCCCAGGAGGGGTCTGGGGgttattcctgccctgaatgcagagccgAGTATCGGGAACGCCCGGCCCTGCCCAGGAACAGAACTCTGGGGAACATTGCAGAGCGATTCCTTTCTGCTCAGCCGgagccgggggagactgggatcctctgcacttactgtgACTCCCCTGTGGCTGCTGTTAAATCCTGTGAGCAGTGTGAGACCTCCCTGTGTGATACCCACTTACACAAGCACAACAAGTCTGTACGGCACGTCCTAACTGAGCCCACCAACtcctttatgggaaaaaaatgctcCACCCACAGTGAGTTTCTAAAATATTACTGCTGTGATGATttggtctgtgtctgtgtgtcctgctgcctggccggggagcaccggggccacagggtggagctactgagtgaggcctctgagaaaaagaaagagaaactgaggaaagttctggagaaactgagcccagagagagaggagactgagagaggagcccagaggctgcaggagcgcaggagagaagtggcagaaagagcagccggtgagacagagagagtcactgccctgtttagagacatcagggaagagctggaagccctagagaagagactcctgagtgacatctccaggcagaaagagaagCTTTCCCTCcaactcactgagctgatccaacagctggaaataaagaaggacgagctgtccgggaagatccggcacattgaggagctgtgcaacatggcagctccactcactgtcctacaggaacaactggaatcagatggagctgcagatgCTGAGGGCAGAGAGACAGAGGGTATAAAGGCCCCgactgtaggggatctggatgtgggactgatctcagagacattactcacaggcttagctgggattgtgactggggtaaagggaaggatccctgggcaggaggctacagacctggtactggatataaataCAGCGAGTGATTATGTTGCTTTATCAGAGGACAGGAAAACTGCATCCGAGTCAGAGACTGCCCTGTGTTACCCACACACACCAGAGAGGTTTATAGAATACGCCCAAGTGTTAAGTACCAGGGGTTTCCcatcagggcgacattactgggaagtggagggcagtgagtcAGGGGAGTGGGAGGttggggcggcctatcccagtatagagagagaaggagataaaTCAGGTTTTGGAATTACTATCAAATCCTGGTGTTTGTGCAAATATCATGATAAAATTATTATGGCACATAACTCCATACAAACTCCTGTGTCCCCCTCCTGCCTGAGATTCAGAATCTCactggactatgaggccggacatttgtccttctatgagctgagtgagccaatcaggcacttacacaccttcactgcctccttcactgagcccctgcACCCTGCATTCTGTGTGTATAACAAAGGCTGGGTGAGAATCTGCAGCTGa